Proteins co-encoded in one Accipiter gentilis chromosome 5, bAccGen1.1, whole genome shotgun sequence genomic window:
- the KCNJ1 gene encoding ATP-sensitive inward rectifier potassium channel 1: MFNYLRKRFTSHIRERSRRRARLVSKDGRCNIEFGNVEQSRFVFLIDIWTTILDLRWRYKMTIFISAFLGSWFLFGLLWYVVAYIHKDLPEFNPSINHTPCVENINGLTSAFLFSLETQVTIGYGFRCVTEQCATAIFLLIFQSILGVIINSFMCGAILAKISRSKNRAKTITFSKNAVISKRGGKLCLLIRVANLRKSLLIGSHIYGKLLKTTITPEGETIILDQVNIEFVVDAGNENLFFISPLTIYHIIDKNSPFFHMAAETILQQDFELVVFLDGTVEATSATCQVRTSYIPEEVLWGYRFAPIVSKTKEGKYRVDFQNFSKTVAVETPHCAFCLCNEKEAKAKEKKGYDNPGFVLSEVSETSDTKM; this comes from the coding sequence ATGTTCAACTACCTCCGGAAACGCTTTACCAGCCACATCAGAGAACGTAGCCGGCGAAGAGCAAGGCTTGTCTCTAAAGATGGAAGGTGTAACATAGAGTTTGGCAATGTAGAACAGTCAAGGTTTGTCTTTTTGATTGATATATGGACAACTATCCTGGATCTCAGATGGAGATACAAAATGACTATCTTCATTTCAGCATTCTTAGGCAGCTGGTTTCTCTTTGGTCTCCTCTGGTATGTTGTGGCATACATACACAAAGATCTTCCAGAATTCAACCCTTCCATAAATCACACCCCCTGTGTTGAGAATATCAATGGCCTGACTTCAGCTTTCCTGTTCTCCTTGGAGACCCAGGTAACCATCGGTTATGGCTTCAGATGTGTCACAGAACAATGTGCCACTGCCATTTTCCTGCTCATCTTCCAGTCTATCCTGGGGGTAATTATCAATTCTTTTATGTGTGGTGCCATCTTGGCCAAGATATCAAGGTCCAAAAACCGGGCTAAGACCATCACCTTCAGCAAGAATGCTGTCATCAGCAAACGTGGTGGGAAGCTCTGTCTCCTTATTCGGGTGGCAAACCTGAGGAAGAGTCTGCTGATCGGGAGTCATATCTATGGAAAACTTCTGAAGACCACCATCACCCCAGAAGGAGAGACAATCATTTTGGACCAGGTCAACATAGAATTTGTAGTTGATGCTGGCAATGAGAATCTCTTCTTCATTTCCCCATTAACTATTTATCATATCATAGATAAGAACAGCCCATTCTTCCACATGGCAGCAGAAACCATTCTGCAGCAAGATTTTGAATTGGTGGTGTTTTTAGATGGCACTGTTGAAGCCACTAGCGCTACTTGTCAGGTGAGGACATCCTACATCCCAGAAGAGGTGCTCTGGGGTTATCGCTTTGCTCCCATTGTGTCCAAGACCAAAGAAGGGAAATACAGAGTAGACTTCCAGAATTTCAGCAAGACAGTGGCTGTGGAGACTCCCCACTGTGCCTTCTGCCTCTGCAATGAGAAAGAAGCTAAAGCCAAAGAGAAGAAAGGTTATGACAATCCTGGTTTTGTCTTGTCAGAAGTTAGTGAAACCAGTGACACAAAAATGTAG